A single region of the Verrucomicrobiota bacterium genome encodes:
- a CDS encoding HD domain-containing protein, producing the protein MGIIRKHPKQSEEMLQSYSIFREAGEVIRSHHENWDGTGYPDRLKGETISWLSRLLAVAVYFCSRHQAAAQVLNDIQTQADKMFDPHAVEAIAKAVPATELPRGQREILLAELQAGMVLAGDIYNTSGVLVIAKGKELTAAWINKIQNINNATPLNPYVLVYC; encoded by the coding sequence ATGGGCATCATTCGGAAGCATCCAAAGCAATCCGAGGAAATGTTGCAGAGTTATTCCATTTTCCGGGAGGCCGGCGAAGTGATCCGCTCGCACCATGAAAACTGGGATGGCACGGGCTATCCGGACCGGCTGAAGGGCGAGACCATTTCCTGGCTATCGCGCCTGCTCGCGGTTGCGGTTTATTTCTGCAGCCGGCACCAGGCCGCGGCACAGGTGTTGAACGACATCCAGACGCAGGCGGACAAGATGTTCGACCCCCACGCCGTTGAAGCTATTGCCAAAGCGGTGCCGGCGACGGAACTGCCCCGAGGCCAGCGGGAAATTCTGCTGGCGGAGTTGCAGGCCGGAATGGTGCTGGCGGGAGATATCTACAATACCAGCGGCGTGCTCGTCATCGCCAAAGGGAAGGAACTCACTGCCGCCTGGATCAACAAAATCCAAAATATCAATAACGCCACTCCGCTCAATCCCTACGTCCTCGTGTACTGTTGA